TCGCTGAAGCGGCTGATCACGGCAACGGGACCAAATGCTTCTTCTTCCACAATGTTGGTGCCCGCCGGTGCATCTTCCAGCAGGGTGGCCTGCAGCATGGCGCCATCGCGTTGGCCGCCTACCAGCAAGTTGGCCCCGGCTTCCACGGCTTCGTTGATCCAGTTTTCCAGTCGTGTGGCTTCGCCTACGGAAATGACCGGGCCAATGAATGTGTCTTCGTCCTTCGGGTCGCCCATCTTCAGGGATGCCGTTTTTTCTACCAGCCGGGCTTTCAGGTCATCGTAAATCTTGTCGTGAATCATGATGCGCTGTACGCCGATGCAGCTCTGGCCGGACTGGTAAAAAGCGCCGAACACGATACGTTCAACCGCGTCGTTCAGATCGGCGTCTTCGTCTACCACCACCGCGGCGTTGCCGCCAAGTTCGAGAATGACGGGCTTCTTGCCTGCGCGGGCTTTCAGGTCCCAGCCCACGTCCGGGCTACCGGTGAAGCTCAACAGCTTGAAGCGCTCGTCGGTGGTAAACAGGTCAGCCCCCTCCCGGTGGCAGGGCAGAATGGAAAACGCGCCCTTGGGCAGATTGGTTTCGGCCAGCACTTCACCAATGATGATGGCGCCGATGGGGGTGCGGCTGGCGGGTTTCAGCACGAAGGGGCAGCCTGCCGCGATCGCCGGGGCCACCTTGTGTGCAGCCAGGTTCAGCGGGAAGTTGAATGGAGAAATAAAAGAGCAGGGGCCGATCGGCACACGCTTGACCATACCGCGGTACCCTTTGGCTCGGGCGGAAATCTCCAGATTCAGCACTTCGCCCTCAATGCGCACCGCTTCTTCAGCCGCCACGCGGAAGGTGTCAATCAGACGGGTCACTTCGCCGCGGGCGTCCTTGATCGGTTTGCCGGCTTCGATGCACAAGGCTTCGGCCAGTTCGTCGTAGCGTTCCTGAAAACGTTTGACGCAGTGATAAAGAATTTCCTGGCGCTCGTAGGGGGCCAGTTTGGCCATGGCTTCGGAGGCCTTGTCGGCGGCCTCAATGGCCTGATCAATGGTGGCGGCATCGGCCATGGCGACCCGGGTCGCGACTTCACCGCTGTATTTGTCAGTAACGTCCAGATCCTGGTTGGCGAAGACCGCCTCATTGGCCAGGTAGTAGGGGTAAGAATTCTTCAGCATTTTTTTCTCCGAAGGTTGAAGAACGCCGGAAGCTAGACGCCTGATGCATGACGCTTAAAGAAAGCAGGCGTCGAGCGTCGTGCATCAGGCGTCGGGCGTCGGGTGTGCTTACAGCTTTCCGCTCAACTCACGAATTTCCTGGTTCAGGATGCGGTTGTTATCGCTGTAGTCCACAGGGCAATCAATCACATGTACGCCGCCAGCGGCATAACATTCTTCAATCAGGGGTGCGAGGCCGGCGGTGGACTCGACCCGGTGGCCGTTGGCGCCATAGGCGCGGGCATAATCCACAAAATCCGGGTTAGTGAAGTCCAGGCCGAAGTCCTGGAAGTCCATGTCTGCCTGTTTCCATTTGATCATGCCGTAACCGTCGTCGCGGAGGATCAGGATGACGATGTCCAGCTTCAGGCGCACCGCCGTTTCGAGTTCCTGGCTGTTCATCATGAAGCCGCCATCGCCGGCAATAGCCATGACACGTCGCTCCGGATACACCATTTTGGCGGCCATGCCGGAGGGCAGACCGGCGCCCATGGTGGCCAGTGCGTTATCCAGCAACACGGTGTTGGGCTTGATCGCCGGGTAGTTACGGGCAAACCAGATTTTGTACATGCCATTATCGAGGGTAAGAATGCCGTCCTCGGGCATGACTTTGCGGATCTCATCCACCAGACGCTGCGGACGAATCGGGAAGCTGTCGTCCACAATGCCTTCACGGATGTGAGTCTGCAGCGCATCACGAATGCGATGGAAATCGGAGAAGCTCCAGTGCTCCTGAGGCTCAAGGCGTTCCTTCAGTTGCCACAGGCTGTTGGCGATGTCGCCGATGACTTCGATCTGCGGGAAGTACACGGGATCAACCTGGGCAGAGTTGAAGTTGATGTGAACCACCTCGGCGCCGCCCGGGCGCATGAAGAAGGGCGGCTTCTCCACCACATCATGGCCCACGTTGATGATCAGGTCGGCCTGGTCGATGGCGCGGTGTACAAAGTCTCCGGAGGACAGGGCGGTGTTACCCAGGAAGTGTGGTCCGGTCTCATCGACCACGCCTTTACCCATCTGGGTGGTGATTACCGGGATGCCCAGTTTTTCTACAAACTGGCGCAGCATCTTGCTGGTCAACTTGCGGTTGGCTCCGGCGCCGGCCAGCAGCAAGGGCTTGCGTGCGCCCTGAATGGCTTCGATGGCATTACAGATTGACTTGTCTTCGGCAATCGGGCGACGGGTCATACTGGGTTCCGTCACCGGCATGGTGGAATGTTCGCGGGCGATATCTTCCGGCAGCTCCAGATGGGTCGCGCCGGGGCGCTCTTCCTGGGCCAGTCGGAAAGCCTCACGGATGCGAGTGGGAATGGAGTCCCCGCTTACCACCTGCTTGGTGAACTTGGTCAGCGGACGCATCATGTCGACCACATCAATGATCTGGAACTGGCCCTGCTTGCTGCTTTTGATGGGCTTCTGGCCGGTGATCATCACCATCGGCATGGCGCCCAGCTGGGCATAGGCCGCAGCAGTCACTAAGTTGGTTGCGCCGGGGCCAAGGGTAGACATACACACACCGGCTTTGCCGGTGAGACGACCGTAGGTTGACGCCATGAAGCCGGCCGCCTGCTCGTGACGGGTAATCACCAGTTTGATCTTGGAGCCGCGCAGGGACTCCAGCAGGTCCAGGTTTTCCTCGCCAGGAATGGCAAAGACGTGCTCCACGCCTTCGGCTTCCAGGGCTCGGACGAACAAATCTGATGCTTTCATGGGGTGTCTCTCCGGTTGTTACCTGTCTGGTTTTGCTCTCAAACAGGTGTCCACGACGCGTGGTAATCAAAATTCAACGCGGGTAATGCAAAGGCTGTGCCTGTTTTTCCCTGTATTAGTGCAGGAAAAGTGCATCAATATGGTGCCTTATATGCATTCCGGGCTTCACTATAGCGCGACATGGTGCAGATAGGGCGTAGGCAAAGCCGATACTTTTTATTAACAAATGTGATCATGGCCCATTGCCGGATTAGGCCCTGCGGTGCACAGTCTGCGCCAGACCTTTTCGATATCTCACAGCGTCCTGCCTGGTTTGCCATTGGGGGCGCGACAAGGGCATGTTGTCGTAGAGCGCTGGTTCGGATGTTTGCCTCTAGGGAGGAGGATGATGAAAACCTGGCTTGGAATTAGTGTGGCGTTGCTGTTGGTGGTGACGGCGGGGCTCGCCGGGGTGCACCGTTGGTTTAATCCTCCTGCTCCTCCCGCACAGCTTTTTTATAATGGCTCCATTTTGACCATGGATGCGACCTTTCCTCAGGCGACAGCCATGTTGGTTCAGCGTGGTGAGATTGTTGCTCTGGGGGATGCAGAAACCCTGCGCGATCGGGTCAGCCGGGATGTGGTGACCGTAGATTTGCAGGGCGGCACCCTGATGCCGGGTTTTATCGAAGCTCATGGTCATTTCCCCGGCGAGGGGCTTTCTGCTGTTGCAGTGGATGCCAATAGTCCTCCCATTGGCGACCTTTACAGTATTGAAACCCTTCTGGAGCGGCTCAAGCTGCTCGCCCAGCGCCGTCCGGATGGTCCTTTGCTCGCTTATGGTTTTGACGATACCACTATCGGCGAGCAGCGCTATCCTTCCCGTCAGGAGTTGGATCTGGTCAGCGAGACACGCCCGGTTCTGGTGATGCACATCTCCGGTCATTTCGGTGTGCTTAACAGCGCAGGGCTGGCGGCCATGGGGATCAGCGAAGAGGTCACCGACCCGATCGGCGGCTATTACGGTCGTGATGAGAATGGTCGCCTCAATGGGGT
The nucleotide sequence above comes from Alcanivorax sediminis. Encoded proteins:
- a CDS encoding aldehyde dehydrogenase family protein — protein: MLKNSYPYYLANEAVFANQDLDVTDKYSGEVATRVAMADAATIDQAIEAADKASEAMAKLAPYERQEILYHCVKRFQERYDELAEALCIEAGKPIKDARGEVTRLIDTFRVAAEEAVRIEGEVLNLEISARAKGYRGMVKRVPIGPCSFISPFNFPLNLAAHKVAPAIAAGCPFVLKPASRTPIGAIIIGEVLAETNLPKGAFSILPCHREGADLFTTDERFKLLSFTGSPDVGWDLKARAGKKPVILELGGNAAVVVDEDADLNDAVERIVFGAFYQSGQSCIGVQRIMIHDKIYDDLKARLVEKTASLKMGDPKDEDTFIGPVISVGEATRLENWINEAVEAGANLLVGGQRDGAMLQATLLEDAPAGTNIVEEEAFGPVAVISRFSDFDEALQSINASKFGLQAGIFTRDLYKAQKAWDVLEVGGVVIGDVPSWRVDNMPYGGVKDSGLGREGIRWAINDMTEERLLVIRTPQ
- a CDS encoding acetolactate synthase large subunit → MKASDLFVRALEAEGVEHVFAIPGEENLDLLESLRGSKIKLVITRHEQAAGFMASTYGRLTGKAGVCMSTLGPGATNLVTAAAYAQLGAMPMVMITGQKPIKSSKQGQFQIIDVVDMMRPLTKFTKQVVSGDSIPTRIREAFRLAQEERPGATHLELPEDIAREHSTMPVTEPSMTRRPIAEDKSICNAIEAIQGARKPLLLAGAGANRKLTSKMLRQFVEKLGIPVITTQMGKGVVDETGPHFLGNTALSSGDFVHRAIDQADLIINVGHDVVEKPPFFMRPGGAEVVHINFNSAQVDPVYFPQIEVIGDIANSLWQLKERLEPQEHWSFSDFHRIRDALQTHIREGIVDDSFPIRPQRLVDEIRKVMPEDGILTLDNGMYKIWFARNYPAIKPNTVLLDNALATMGAGLPSGMAAKMVYPERRVMAIAGDGGFMMNSQELETAVRLKLDIVILILRDDGYGMIKWKQADMDFQDFGLDFTNPDFVDYARAYGANGHRVESTAGLAPLIEECYAAGGVHVIDCPVDYSDNNRILNQEIRELSGKL